TCAGATGCTAAGGATATGATTTTATCAATTTCCCAGCCTCTCATTTCAAATCCTGTCTTTGCCATTTCTCTTACAGTATCTTCTGTTTCTTTTTTTCCACCGATTGCACTATATTCCATTATTAAACCGCATAATTCCTTATCCTTCGGTATTGCCACAGAAACTGCTGCTGATACGGTTTCGCCTTTTATATCGCTTGTTTTATATCCGTATGCCGTAGGAACTAATGAACCCATCGGAATATCTGGTAATGGAACTACCTCTGCTTTTGGTGGCATAATACTACTAATTTTAATTAAATTTACATTACATATTCCTGCATCCAAAAGAGCCATATCAAAAGCATTTAATGGATTATTTGTATCTCCCTTTCCTGCAACAAGGGAAATTGTATTTGGAGCCTTATATGGGGAATGAATTGGACTTATATTATCGTTCAAAAAAAACACCTCTATTATTTTTTTTAGTTTTTTAGTTTTTTTAGTTGGTTTTCACTGTATATTTTATGTTTCGTTATACTTCTTTATTTAAATTATTTATAGATGGTTAAAATTTAAAACTTATTAATAAAATAATATAAAATACTTCAAATACTACATATTAATAATATATAAAATATTCGGTTATGGCAAATACAATATACAAATAAAAAATATTAATAAAAAATAAACAATTATTTCCGTGATATTGTGAAAATACTTATAATTACTGGAAAACAGGCATATTCAAAAGTAAAAGATGCCGTAAAAAAATATAATTTTATAGATGTTCATGAGGCAACCGTATCAATTGCAGCATTTTTAACACCAAATATGATTATAAAAGAAATTAAAATGCTTGAAAATATAAAAAATGATAAATTATGCAATATTTATGATTATATATTAATTACCGGATTAGTTAGGCATGATTTAAGCAAAGTATATGATGAAACCAACATATTATGTTATAAATCTACCAGAGAGGCATCGGATATCCCATTATTAATTGATAATTTAAATGAAATATCGTTATCTACTACGGATTATGCAGATAATCAAATAACAAAATTCGTAAAAATGAAGGCAGAACAGGAAATTAACGAAATAGAATTAACACCAATAATAGACAATGATGGAAAAGAAAATATAATTATAGGAAATTTAAAAGTTGGCAATAGATATCCCATGAGAGTATTGGGGGAAATTATACATACACCTTGGCTAAGCGATAAGGAATTAGAAGAAAAAATAACATATTACCTAAATAGTGGGGCAGATATGATTGATTTAGGTATGATTAGCAATGAAAATCATTCTAATGAATTAAAAAGAATAATAAATATAGCAAGAGATTTAACAGATAAACCAATTAGTGTAGATACCCTTAACACCAAAGAACTAATAACTGCCATAAAGTTGGGCGTAGATATGATATTAAGTGTAGATGGCGGAAATTCTGAGGAATTAATCCCCTATTTAAAGGATAGTAATACCACAGCAGTAGTTTTGCCAACAAACTATAAATTAAATTCAGTTCCCGAAACAATTGACAATAAAATAAATCAATTGGAAAAAAACATAAAAAAATTAATGGACAATGACATACAGGTTGTAGCCGACCCAATATTAGAACCAATTAACAATAATGGTTGCAATTTTACGGAAAGTATTATTGCCTGTAAATTATTTAAGGAAAAAAATAATATTCCAATGTTCTTTGGAGTGGGAAATGTATCGGAATTATTTGATGCCGATAGCAACGGAGTAAATGCAACCCTCACGGCAATAGGTTCTGAAATCGGGGCAAATATATTATTTACGCCAGAAGCCTCTGGTAAATGCAAATACTCTATTAAAGAGTTAAAAATAGCTTCAAAGATGATGTTTTTAGCAAAAAAAAGAAAATCGCTTCCAAAAGATGTGGGATTTGATTCAATAAATTATAAAGATAAAAAATTTGATGAACTAATTACATTTAAAAATTATAACAATATTCCCATAATTGAAGCAAAAGAAAATAATAAACAGATTTTAGACGAAGGAAGCTTTAAAATAGAACTTGATAGAAAAAATAAACAAATAATTGCCATATATTTTGATAGGAGAAAAACACCCCAATTAATTATTAAAGGGAGCTCCTCAAAAGAAATTTATGACACTGCATTAGAACATAATCTTATTAAAAAAATAGACCACGCATCATATTTTGGTAGGGAGCTCCAAAAAGCAGAAATCGCCTTAAAGATTGGAAAAAAATATAATCAAGATTTTGAATTGTTTTATAATGAATTTTGGAAATAACTTTTAAAAAATAAAAAAAATAAGAAAATAAATAATTTATTTATTCTACCAATAACCTTGCGGTTTCTGGTGAGTATCTCCATTTTGCAGGTAATACTTTTGTGTTTCTGTAATATTTTACCAATCTTCTTATTTTGGATTCCGTTAATTGTAATCCTCTTTTAGAGTGAATATCTTTTGTATTCTCTTCTAAGTGGTTTCTTAAGTTAATGGCCTTTTTCATTAGATTGAATAAATCTTCTGGTATTTCAGGATAAACATTGTTATCTTTCATAATTTGAGCTACTGATTTTCCAGTAACTAATTTTACATCAGGAATTCCATAGGAATCTCTCAAAATTAATCCAATCATTGCGGATTGTTTTCCTTCTTTTGCCATTTTAACTATTACTTCTTCGGTCTCCTCAGCGGTTATGTTTGCCCATGCAGGAACTTCTGTTCTTAATGGTCTTGTTGAACCGGAGGAACCTCTTTTTCCAGAGTGTAATCTTGCCATACTATACACCTTTTTATTTTTTTGGTTTTTATTGTAGTTAATCTTCGGACTGTTCCACTAACTCATTTCCACTTATTTAACGCCATATAAATTTCCATTGGAAAATTTAGAGATTGTAAAATCAAAATAGAACAAATAAGGGACAGTTCTTGAAGATTAACTATATGCCGATGATTCCCAGCTCTTCAAGCTTTACGACTAAATAGGATATGGGAATATAATATATAAATGTTTTGTATATGGTATATAGGGGAGCTCCTAACCTCCCACATTTATTATTTTTATAGTTGTTCCTGTTCCTGCTCTGGTTCTTGTTGTGGTCTAACTCTCGCCACTGTGATATATCCTGTATGTCCCACCATTCTCGTAGATGGTCTAACTCCTTTTTCTGAAATATCCATATTTCTAACAATACATTCAACAGTTAAAATATCTAAAAATCCTCGTTCTTTTAAAGCTTCAACTCCTTTTTTAGCCTGTTCGATATAAGGAACATACATAGCTATTCTTCCTTTTGAAGGATTTAAAGCTTTTTTAGCATGTTCTACTACATTCCACGGGTCAGGCATATCTAAAACCAATACATCAATATTGGTTTCTTCAATTCCTTCGGTTATATCCCCTATTTTTTGAATTACATTACATAATCCGCTTTCTTTTATTTCGTTTGTTTCTATTATTTCTTCTTTTTCGCTTTCGGTTTGTTCCTCTTCATCAATTCCAATTATTTTTTGGTTTTCTTTCACTGCCCCCACAATTTCTAAATTTGTTCTTGCTATTTTTGCAGCATCTGCTCTTTTTTCATAGGTAATTACTTTACCATTTTTACCAACGGCATTTGCTAAATATATCGTTAAAGCTGCGGAGCCTGTTCCGGCTTCTACCACTGTCTCCCCGTCCTCTATACCGCAATATGCTATTATCATACCAATATCTTTTGGCAACAGCGTAGTTACACTTCTTTTCATTTTCTTAATAATATCGTAGGTTGTTGGCTCGACTAAATAAAATTCGTGGCCATTGTGGGACTTTATTGCTGTTCCTAATGGTTTATCCGATATATTAATTACGCCCAAATCATTTCCAAACTCATTTACTTTGTTTTTTAATAAATATTTTTTTTCTCTTTCGTCAATTATTAATTTTTTAGTTTTCAAAATTCCACCAGTTTAGTTTGTTTTAATTCTATATTGGTTTTAATGCGTTTTGAATCTTTAATTTTATCTACGGTATTTTTATCTTCAATTTTTTTTAATAATTTTTTTGAAGTATTCCAACTTTTTCTTGCAATTTCAGGGAGCTCCCTGTTTTTTTCAACATAATTTGCCAAATATTTTTGTGTTATTTTATCACTTGGATAGCCACTACCAATCTCACCATATATCTTTTTATATTCTTCTATTTTTCTATCTCTTATTACTTTCGCAATTATCGATGCAGCTGAAACAATTTTATAATTTTCGTCGGCCTTATGTTCGGCTATAATTTTAATATTATTTTCGTCATTTACTATTAATTTAGATTTTATTTGATTTGCAAATGCCTTTTCATTGCTACTACAAGCATCAATATATATTTCTATTTGCGGAGTGGCTGTTTGAATTTTACTATTTTCCTTATAATTCGGATATTCTTCCTTTAAAACAGAATTTATTAATTTAGTGAAAGCCATTAATTCTATTTTATTTAAATTTATGGTATTCATTAATTTATCAATAGTTTTTGCTTCAAGAATTTCATATCTTACATCATAATTATTTATAATCATCTCAAATAGCTCTTCTCGTCTATTTTTACTATGTTTTTTACTATCTTTAATATCCAACTTTTCAAAGTTTTTTAGGTCTTGCCCTTTAATTTTTACCAATGCAATAACCATAGGTCCCAAAACAGGACCCCTACCAGCTTCATCTAATCCAATTATTAGTTTATTATTATCATTCATTGTATCAATAT
The window above is part of the Methanococcus aeolicus Nankai-3 genome. Proteins encoded here:
- a CDS encoding pyruvoyl-dependent arginine decarboxylase, with product MNDNISPIHSPYKAPNTISLVAGKGDTNNPLNAFDMALLDAGICNVNLIKISSIMPPKAEVVPLPDIPMGSLVPTAYGYKTSDIKGETVSAAVSVAIPKDKELCGLIMEYSAIGGKKETEDTVREMAKTGFEMRGWEIDKIISLASECTVENIGCAFAAVALWYK
- a CDS encoding dihydropteroate synthase-like protein, which translates into the protein MKILIITGKQAYSKVKDAVKKYNFIDVHEATVSIAAFLTPNMIIKEIKMLENIKNDKLCNIYDYILITGLVRHDLSKVYDETNILCYKSTREASDIPLLIDNLNEISLSTTDYADNQITKFVKMKAEQEINEIELTPIIDNDGKENIIIGNLKVGNRYPMRVLGEIIHTPWLSDKELEEKITYYLNSGADMIDLGMISNENHSNELKRIINIARDLTDKPISVDTLNTKELITAIKLGVDMILSVDGGNSEELIPYLKDSNTTAVVLPTNYKLNSVPETIDNKINQLEKNIKKLMDNDIQVVADPILEPINNNGCNFTESIIACKLFKEKNNIPMFFGVGNVSELFDADSNGVNATLTAIGSEIGANILFTPEASGKCKYSIKELKIASKMMFLAKKRKSLPKDVGFDSINYKDKKFDELITFKNYNNIPIIEAKENNKQILDEGSFKIELDRKNKQIIAIYFDRRKTPQLIIKGSSSKEIYDTALEHNLIKKIDHASYFGRELQKAEIALKIGKKYNQDFELFYNEFWK
- a CDS encoding 30S ribosomal protein S15 gives rise to the protein MARLHSGKRGSSGSTRPLRTEVPAWANITAEETEEVIVKMAKEGKQSAMIGLILRDSYGIPDVKLVTGKSVAQIMKDNNVYPEIPEDLFNLMKKAINLRNHLEENTKDIHSKRGLQLTESKIRRLVKYYRNTKVLPAKWRYSPETARLLVE
- a CDS encoding tRNA (adenine-N1)-methyltransferase, giving the protein MKTKKLIIDEREKKYLLKNKVNEFGNDLGVINISDKPLGTAIKSHNGHEFYLVEPTTYDIIKKMKRSVTTLLPKDIGMIIAYCGIEDGETVVEAGTGSAALTIYLANAVGKNGKVITYEKRADAAKIARTNLEIVGAVKENQKIIGIDEEEQTESEKEEIIETNEIKESGLCNVIQKIGDITEGIEETNIDVLVLDMPDPWNVVEHAKKALNPSKGRIAMYVPYIEQAKKGVEALKERGFLDILTVECIVRNMDISEKGVRPSTRMVGHTGYITVARVRPQQEPEQEQEQL
- the rnhB gene encoding ribonuclease HII; its protein translation is MNDNDNIDKDNIDTMNDNNKLIIGLDEAGRGPVLGPMVIALVKIKGQDLKNFEKLDIKDSKKHSKNRREELFEMIINNYDVRYEILEAKTIDKLMNTINLNKIELMAFTKLINSVLKEEYPNYKENSKIQTATPQIEIYIDACSSNEKAFANQIKSKLIVNDENNIKIIAEHKADENYKIVSAASIIAKVIRDRKIEEYKKIYGEIGSGYPSDKITQKYLANYVEKNRELPEIARKSWNTSKKLLKKIEDKNTVDKIKDSKRIKTNIELKQTKLVEF